A stretch of DNA from Apis cerana isolate GH-2021 linkage group LG8, AcerK_1.0, whole genome shotgun sequence:
atattgaaaatcatttatatttatagcgcGCATAGTTTGTAAAATCTGtaaaatagatagaataaaaaaggaCTAATGTAAATAATGCGTTTGTATAGTaaattagtatataataattatataaattagtatataatattttattttatgtttttattaatatttttacgtttttcGATTGTACACAAATATTGCGTGTGTAAAtacagtaaataaattttaataaatatatatatatatatatatatatatatatatatatatatatatatatatatattaaattacacttatatttttgtacttaaatagaaaaaataaataattacggaAAAATTAcaggtaattaattaaaaataaatctaacaattaataatatatattgtttaattatgctagaatacattttaaaattattttgtatataaaataataagtgtcatataaaatatgtaacaaaagttttatttttttatacatttatactacatatataaaataatacatgttttattgtaaatataaaaaaaatatagaattatttcagTCTTTAATGccaaataagaataataatttaatagaatgtaTTCAAGGCTTGTATAATGGCAGTGCGaggtaaaaatcattttcacacATTAtacattgtacatatatatatacaataattttgaatttcatttactaaatattctaaatgttGTATGGCACAGTCTGATTATACACTGCAGGAACAGCATTactttataaaagtatttaaaaattgtaacttattgatttttatattctgattgattattaaaaaaaataaataaatgcaataagtatgtttcatattcataataataaaaaagaatatttttttataaatacattttaaatatacttagattatttaattataatattcattacttttttgattttatttttcttagaaataattttcaatttctctatCTATTTAGATTTTGTAATACAGAATTTGATATGTCTTGTAGATGtgaaattttcgtaatttactttttatacatcatattatatatatatataatatatatttttagagaacaaaacaatattaattacaaatgtaaaaataataatataaaagaagaatcttCCTAAAACAACCTATATCTCAAAAACTAAAAATCATGTACaacttttatacattataattattacaatatttacaatattttatgattaaatcttttacattataaagtTAAGAGGCACAATggtatacattttttacagagataataataaaaagatttatttaaatgtaaataatactttaaaaaaaatgtattaatgttGCAAAAACTCAAATATGACTTTAAGTATaactcaataatataaaataaatttaaatcatttttaaataaaaaattttaactaaatttgaatttcttcactaaaaaattctttccttttgaaaattttcaaaaggaaatattaattaagatttaatttatgaaatttaattatatttaattataataaaattgttcacttatattatttcagttaatataaataaataaaaaatattcattatttatttttttcaattttgaatattttaaaaataattttttttttttttacttataacatataaacattttaataaaataaattttcattttctaaaaaatttttaaaaacctactaaaaaatgtcattttttaaaaaatagaatataaataatttctaatataaatttaaggtACAGGAGAAGGAGGTGGTGGAAGTGGACTAAAGTATGTAGAAGATCGTGAACTAGGAGAAGGAGGGCAACTAATTCCAGCATCACTTTGGTAAACAGATCTTGGAGTAGGAGGTGGAGGATAAGGTTCACTTTCATATCGATATCTTGCTGGATAATTGCTATCTGACTCATCGCAAACATCTGTACTGCAAGGAGTTGGAGGTGGTGGttgatttatacttttataataccTATAAGGTTTATACCTAGATGCATTACTACTTGAGCACCTTGTAGAATTGGCTGTTGTGGCAGGACTTGGAGGAGGATTTAATGTCTCTTGAGGATAACCTGTGGAACTCCCTCGAGTTGAACTTGATGCaccttaaattaaaatatttattgcaatctaaaaatattttagattattatttatattatttatatttatattattttaatatattttaatataaaaaagtttaatttttatattctaattcaattttaattttctaattcaaaaatcaatatttaaaagtttacatgtgaatgttataaaattaattttctatattaagtttttaatgattatttttattatataaattatatatttttgtaaaaaactataatatttatatatttttaaacaaaatttttataaaaaattattcatgaaatatatagccaaataaaatataaaataaaaatatatcaataattttatttttcaataaaacaaattaaaatcttaccaGTAATATGACTGCGATCATAACTTGATCCAATACTGCTTCCATTTAACATTGACATTCTTACAGTTTCCATTCctattttcaaatcttttctacaatttttttgcgCAAACATTGGTTTTGCTAATCTTGCAGGTTTTGGTGATAATGGATCTCCAGCTGAATCATGTAAAATATCAGGCAATTcttcgttatttataaattttcttctacaataataaaatccaaAAGCAATTGCAGCGATTGTTGCAATTAATCCAATAGGTACAATAATAACATAAGTAATTTTTCCAGATTCTAATGAATTATTCTCTTGTCGGGGATTATTTGCTGGTGTACATGCAGATGCAAGTTCATCACTTCCATCAGCACAATCCTCCCAACCATCACAAAGAGCAGAACCAGAAATACAAACACCATTACCAATGCATTGAAATTGATCTGGACGACAACAATGTGCTTCATCTAGACCATCATGACAGTGAGTTGTTCCATCACACACCCAGGACATatctacaaaaatttaataatattttataatttcattctttttaatttataatcgaaacaattattcaatttttttaccaaTGCAATGACCACTTTGACATTTAAATTGTTCACGATTACAAGTTGGACAACCTAATTCATCACTTCCATCAGGACAATCAGTTTGACCATCACATTTCCATGTTGCAGGTATACAATCTTTTGTTACTGCAGAACTAGGTGCAGCACAAGTAAAATGATCTGTTCCACAAGCTGGTGCAGCTCTACAAGTTTTTTCATCTTCGGATAAAACCAAAGATTTTGGACAAGaacatctaaaaataatattttaatgaatttttctaatgaaGAAATGCACAATgactatattcaatttttattagttttcttcatttttgtaaCTTTATGAaccttcttaattttatattttatttggctatacaatatataatagcttttaaattaaaaaacataccTAGAAGAAATAGTTCCTATACAAAAATGTGAACATCCTCCATAATCTCGAAAAGGACTACAAATATGTGTTTTCATTATATCATCTTGTGGAGTATTTACTGTAATTAAATCTGTGAGTACTTTATTCATGAttgtttttcttccatttccaGATTTATTAATACGTTCTAAACTAGATGTTTCTTTATCAAACCAATAAATAAAGTCAAGAAAAACTGATAAATAAATGGTTGATCCTTGTCCAACAGGAGAAATTAGAATTCTTCTGTTATTTCCATCAAAATCTGCATATTCAATTTGATTGCCATGTGcccaatatacaatatttgagATTGTATCTACTGCAATGCTTGTTGGTTGTTCAAGATCTGTTGCTATTACAatcctttcttttccatccATTTTACTGCGCataattctcatttttcttccTATATCTGtccaaaaaagaaatcttttctcTGAATGTATAGCGATATTTCTTGGTTTTTCTCCATCACCTTTAACAACAACACCTAAAGCAGAAGCATTGTCAAGTTTTGTAACATTAATTGCATCATTTATAGCACATGaccaaaataataatcttcctAGTGAATCTAAGGCAAGATCCACTGGATGTCCTGAATTTCCAGAAATCATTATACTGGAATGGGTCTTGTTTTCCAAAGTTTTTCTAATAGATAAAGTACGTCCATCTATCCAATAAATATGTTGAGTTATGGGATCAAATTCTATAGATCGTACATGTTTTAAACCTTGTATTCGTAGAACCACATCTGGGCAATCATTTGTATCAGGTAAAAAGCGAAATATTGCGTTACGCAAACTATACATCATAAAGCTTTTTGGtgctgtaataaatatatacaattattataataatgataaataaatatatatctttatttttaaaattttattcttaaaaaaataaaaactaattttttaaatataataatttatatttatatttattatatataattaaatatttttagaattataattaaaatttatactaacCAATACATGTTTTATTATCTTCTGCTAAATTGTAATGAGTAGGACATTCACATTTGAAAGAATTAGATATGCTTTCATTTTCTCCTGGTAAAGCAATACAAAGATGAGAACAACTTCCATTTTTTGATGCACAAGGATTCCATCCTGCTTGTCTAGAAGCATGAAAGACTAACAAATCTGTCAcagattctaatttattatgtatcttTTCTCTATTTGCTCCATTAGTCTTATTAGCTTTTTCTATATCACCTAttgattatatgatattatttatttaaaatttatttaaaatatttatatatttagaaaaatagatatttaatttaaaatttaaatttattatatatgataaaatgattattttattaatcaatattttacttttatttaccTGTATTCCAATCTgtccaataaatataatcttgatATTGAGTAATACTAAATGGATACACAATATTTTCTGTTATAATTGCATATCTTTTTCTTGTACGTAGATCAAAACTATCAACAGCTGGAGTATATAAATCTGCCCAATATAATTTTCGTGCTGAATGATCAATTGTTAAACCATTTGCTCTACCAATATTGGAAAGTATTATTTCACGATGTGTACCATCCAAATATGATCTTTCTATATTTCCAGAATTTCCCCATTCTGTCCAATACATAtggctgaaaaatataaaatgcttaaaaattatataagaaatattatataatataatattatataatatataatttatataatataatattatataatataatattatataatataatattatataaatattttataaacattttttatgttattatatatattctaatttttaaatagtacataaatgttttttctttaaa
This window harbors:
- the LOC107999933 gene encoding low-density lipoprotein receptor-related protein 6 isoform X1; the protein is MDIISLIIILTACFFKLVLFSNGTPTLLFVTQKDIRMANASRTNKVITVIKDLSEGAALDFYFEHELVCWSDSGLEIIQCIRTNGTHTGEKTIVVNSSLISPDGLACDWYTGKLYWTDGEKNRIEVTSIDGRHRKVLFWTDIYQPRAIALVPMKSILFWTDWGDVPKIERAAMNGDPSTREVIISDDIFWPNGLTVDYENELVYWVDGRLKFIAVMDYYGKNRRKVIEQGLDYPFAVTFFDHRLYWTDWKTWCVHSYDVRQNQAHPRELLHGEYIPGDIEVWDVKRQPYGSHPCEKNNGNCSHLCLLSMTEPGYSCACPTGVKLVDNLTCAEGPEELLLIVQRNEICRISLDSPDYTNFVLPLTGIKHAIAIDFDPVQEMLYWTDEEARAIRRASLDGSNQENIITTEVKNPDGIAVDWLARNLYWTDTGTDRIEVARLNGTSRKVLINEDLIEPRAIALAPELGWMFWTDWNEKRPKIERSNLDGTERILLINKDIVWPNGIALDLARWKIYWCDAKTDKIEVCNMDGTNRREVITDNLPHLFGLSLLGDYLYWTDWQRRSVDRAHKLTGGEREVIVDQVPNVMGLKAVHLGKVNGTNPCVKSNGGCSHLCLNRPGNKYVCACQIGYELTKDKKTCVVPDAFMLFARKENIGRISIENANNDNIIPLTGVKDASALDFNIVDNRIYWTDVKLKTITRAFINGSDIERVVDLGLETPEGLAIDWIAHNLYWSDTGTRRIEMVRLEGCSRKVLIWNNIIEPRCLALDPSKGHMYWTEWGNSGNIERSYLDGTHREIILSNIGRANGLTIDHSARKLYWADLYTPAVDSFDLRTRKRYAIITENIVYPFSITQYQDYIYWTDWNTGDIEKANKTNGANREKIHNKLESVTDLLVFHASRQAGWNPCASKNGSCSHLCIALPGENESISNSFKCECPTHYNLAEDNKTCIAPKSFMMYSLRNAIFRFLPDTNDCPDVVLRIQGLKHVRSIEFDPITQHIYWIDGRTLSIRKTLENKTHSSIMISGNSGHPVDLALDSLGRLLFWSCAINDAINVTKLDNASALGVVVKGDGEKPRNIAIHSEKRFLFWTDIGRKMRIMRSKMDGKERIVIATDLEQPTSIAVDTISNIVYWAHGNQIEYADFDGNNRRILISPVGQGSTIYLSVFLDFIYWFDKETSSLERINKSGNGRKTIMNKVLTDLITVNTPQDDIMKTHICSPFRDYGGCSHFCIGTISSRCSCPKSLVLSEDEKTCRAAPACGTDHFTCAAPSSAVTKDCIPATWKCDGQTDCPDGSDELGCPTCNREQFKCQSGHCIDMSWVCDGTTHCHDGLDEAHCCRPDQFQCIGNGVCISGSALCDGWEDCADGSDELASACTPANNPRQENNSLESGKITYVIIVPIGLIATIAAIAFGFYYCRRKFINNEELPDILHDSAGDPLSPKPARLAKPMFAQKNCRKDLKIGMETVRMSMLNGSSIGSSYDRSHITGASSSTRGSSTGYPQETLNPPPSPATTANSTRCSSSNASRYKPYRYYKSINQPPPPTPCSTDVCDESDSNYPARYRYESEPYPPPPTPRSVYQSDAGISCPPSPSSRSSTYFSPLPPPPSPVP
- the LOC107999933 gene encoding low-density lipoprotein receptor-related protein 6 isoform X2, yielding MDYYGKNRRKVIEQGLDYPFAVTFFDHRLYWTDWKTWCVHSYDVRQNQAHPRELLHGEYIPGDIEVWDVKRQPYGSHPCEKNNGNCSHLCLLSMTEPGYSCACPTGVKLVDNLTCAEGPEELLLIVQRNEICRISLDSPDYTNFVLPLTGIKHAIAIDFDPVQEMLYWTDEEARAIRRASLDGSNQENIITTEVKNPDGIAVDWLARNLYWTDTGTDRIEVARLNGTSRKVLINEDLIEPRAIALAPELGWMFWTDWNEKRPKIERSNLDGTERILLINKDIVWPNGIALDLARWKIYWCDAKTDKIEVCNMDGTNRREVITDNLPHLFGLSLLGDYLYWTDWQRRSVDRAHKLTGGEREVIVDQVPNVMGLKAVHLGKVNGTNPCVKSNGGCSHLCLNRPGNKYVCACQIGYELTKDKKTCVVPDAFMLFARKENIGRISIENANNDNIIPLTGVKDASALDFNIVDNRIYWTDVKLKTITRAFINGSDIERVVDLGLETPEGLAIDWIAHNLYWSDTGTRRIEMVRLEGCSRKVLIWNNIIEPRCLALDPSKGHMYWTEWGNSGNIERSYLDGTHREIILSNIGRANGLTIDHSARKLYWADLYTPAVDSFDLRTRKRYAIITENIVYPFSITQYQDYIYWTDWNTGDIEKANKTNGANREKIHNKLESVTDLLVFHASRQAGWNPCASKNGSCSHLCIALPGENESISNSFKCECPTHYNLAEDNKTCIAPKSFMMYSLRNAIFRFLPDTNDCPDVVLRIQGLKHVRSIEFDPITQHIYWIDGRTLSIRKTLENKTHSSIMISGNSGHPVDLALDSLGRLLFWSCAINDAINVTKLDNASALGVVVKGDGEKPRNIAIHSEKRFLFWTDIGRKMRIMRSKMDGKERIVIATDLEQPTSIAVDTISNIVYWAHGNQIEYADFDGNNRRILISPVGQGSTIYLSVFLDFIYWFDKETSSLERINKSGNGRKTIMNKVLTDLITVNTPQDDIMKTHICSPFRDYGGCSHFCIGTISSRCSCPKSLVLSEDEKTCRAAPACGTDHFTCAAPSSAVTKDCIPATWKCDGQTDCPDGSDELGCPTCNREQFKCQSGHCIDMSWVCDGTTHCHDGLDEAHCCRPDQFQCIGNGVCISGSALCDGWEDCADGSDELASACTPANNPRQENNSLESGKITYVIIVPIGLIATIAAIAFGFYYCRRKFINNEELPDILHDSAGDPLSPKPARLAKPMFAQKNCRKDLKIGMETVRMSMLNGSSIGSSYDRSHITGASSSTRGSSTGYPQETLNPPPSPATTANSTRCSSSNASRYKPYRYYKSINQPPPPTPCSTDVCDESDSNYPARYRYESEPYPPPPTPRSVYQSDAGISCPPSPSSRSSTYFSPLPPPPSPVP